Proteins encoded within one genomic window of Leptospiraceae bacterium:
- a CDS encoding Hpt domain-containing protein — protein MIDLSYFIQLSNNKTSFLIRVMNVFINETPKDLAELEKNYRDTNHTKVKEICHKLKGLFKSYNMLELTKLTIELEDSAKAESFSKETTELLNSILKGYSELRIEMIELSKKYSAL, from the coding sequence ATGATTGATTTGTCTTATTTTATTCAGCTTTCGAATAATAAAACGAGTTTTTTAATTCGTGTTATGAACGTCTTTATAAATGAAACGCCAAAGGATTTGGCGGAGCTAGAAAAAAACTACCGAGATACAAATCATACCAAGGTAAAAGAAATTTGTCACAAGCTTAAAGGACTTTTTAAAAGTTATAATATGCTTGAGCTTACAAAACTAACTATCGAATTAGAAGACAGTGCAAAGGCAGAAAGTTTTTCGAAAGAAACAACTGAGTTGTTAAATTCAATCTTGAAAGGTTACTCAGAATTGCGCATTGAAATGATTGAGCTTTCTAAAAAATACAGCGCACTATAA
- a CDS encoding fused MFS/spermidine synthase, whose product MFKKPVISISILLIAFTILCSENENKTKTIESKKEKFSVSEEVVAEVKSKYSHIKVADYGTLRQLYFIRDNGDEALESTIDTNYPQNLFLLYTQTMFSSFLINKEHKDTLLIGLGGGGMVHFLNFYFPYVNMDAVEIDPAIVDVAKKYFYLKPIPSTKIITDDAVNFISLPGKNYDVIYMDAFLKPSSETDSTGVANKFKAPTFLQRLKSRLKKNGIVVFNINNHEKMQEDIKTIQTEFPQVYFFQKNRAGNLIVIGSTDSTRVPIDKLISIGADLDKNHKVNFSFKDIAGYYLEKF is encoded by the coding sequence TTGTTTAAAAAACCAGTTATTTCAATTAGTATATTACTTATAGCATTTACAATTCTATGCTCCGAGAATGAGAATAAAACTAAAACAATAGAAAGTAAAAAAGAAAAATTTTCTGTTTCAGAAGAAGTCGTTGCAGAGGTAAAATCAAAGTATTCACATATCAAAGTCGCTGACTACGGAACTCTCAGGCAATTGTATTTTATAAGAGACAATGGAGATGAAGCACTTGAGTCCACCATCGACACTAACTATCCGCAGAATCTTTTTCTGCTCTATACGCAAACTATGTTTTCCTCTTTCTTAATCAACAAAGAGCACAAGGACACTCTTCTCATCGGGCTTGGTGGTGGAGGAATGGTGCATTTTCTAAATTTTTATTTTCCTTATGTAAATATGGATGCAGTAGAAATAGATCCTGCCATTGTAGATGTCGCTAAAAAGTATTTTTATTTAAAACCAATTCCATCTACTAAAATTATAACAGACGATGCGGTTAATTTCATTAGTCTACCTGGAAAGAACTACGATGTGATTTACATGGATGCATTCTTAAAACCATCCTCCGAGACAGACTCAACCGGTGTTGCAAATAAATTCAAAGCCCCTACTTTTCTCCAGAGACTAAAGTCCAGACTCAAAAAAAATGGAATCGTAGTCTTTAATATAAACAACCACGAAAAAATGCAAGAAGACATCAAAACAATTCAAACAGAATTTCCACAAGTCTACTTCTTCCAAAAAAATCGAGCAGGAAATCTAATCGTTATCGGCTCGACTGATTCCACAAGAGTTCCAATAGATAAGTTGATTTCGATTGGTGCAGACTTAGACAAAAACCACAAAGTCAATTTTTCCTTTAAAGATATTGCAGGTTACTATTTAGAAAAGTTTTAG